The following are encoded in a window of Stigmatella erecta genomic DNA:
- a CDS encoding cytochrome c oxidase assembly factor 1 family protein, with the protein MNTMPEGNMAPRQGWWSRNWKWVVPVGCLTPVLMCGCFGALGFYFISSAIKSSDAYQQAVALVSENPEVQQVLGTPIEFGFPRGSVNTDSGEGRASLNIPVEGPKASGTLRVEALSVGGSWTFERLEVEVPGREPIPLMAPPPDEEPPPELEALPDEEAPPLDLGEEPLPPEEELLPPPDEETPGKRGSEIDL; encoded by the coding sequence ATGAACACGATGCCGGAAGGCAACATGGCGCCGCGGCAGGGCTGGTGGAGCCGCAATTGGAAGTGGGTCGTTCCTGTTGGCTGTTTGACACCCGTGCTCATGTGCGGCTGTTTCGGGGCGCTGGGGTTCTACTTCATCTCCAGCGCCATCAAGTCCTCGGACGCCTACCAGCAGGCCGTGGCGCTCGTCTCGGAGAACCCCGAGGTGCAGCAGGTGCTGGGCACGCCCATCGAGTTCGGCTTTCCGCGCGGCTCGGTGAACACGGACAGCGGCGAGGGCCGCGCCAGCCTCAACATCCCCGTCGAGGGCCCCAAGGCCAGCGGCACCCTGCGCGTCGAAGCCCTCTCGGTGGGGGGGAGCTGGACCTTCGAGCGGCTCGAGGTGGAGGTGCCCGGCCGGGAGCCCATCCCGCTGATGGCGCCCCCGCCGGATGAAGAACCGCCCCCGGAACTGGAGGCGCTCCCGGACGAGGAGGCGCCCCCCCTGGACCTGGGCGAGGAGCCCCTGCCGCCCGAGGAAGAGCTCCTCCCGCCCCCGGACGAGGAGACGCCCGGCAAGCGCGGCTCCGAGATCGACCTGTAG
- a CDS encoding electron transfer flavoprotein subunit beta/FixA family protein: MKILVTAKRVEDPESKIKVKPDGSGIVQEGLKYKINPFDEIGVEEGLRLAAKHGGEVVVVSIGGKEVQESLRHALAMGAHRAVWVNHVGPVDQLGIAGLLQKVVEKEKPDLVLLGKQSIDDDQNQVGQYLAEFLGWSQATFASKVESLESEQEKNKAPAILVGADGKTVRVVREVDNGLATLECTLPAVVTTDLRLNLPRYASLPGIMKAKSKPIEELTPQKLGVDVTPAIQVLKLSSPPPRKAGIKVPDVASLVDKLRNEAKAV, translated from the coding sequence GTGAAGATCCTCGTCACCGCCAAGCGCGTGGAAGATCCCGAGTCCAAGATCAAGGTCAAGCCCGATGGCTCGGGCATCGTGCAAGAGGGCTTGAAGTACAAGATCAACCCCTTCGATGAGATCGGCGTGGAGGAGGGGCTGCGGCTGGCCGCCAAGCACGGCGGTGAGGTGGTGGTCGTCTCCATCGGTGGCAAGGAAGTGCAGGAGTCGCTCCGGCACGCGCTGGCCATGGGCGCCCACCGCGCGGTGTGGGTGAACCACGTGGGCCCGGTGGATCAGCTGGGCATCGCCGGGCTGCTCCAGAAGGTGGTGGAGAAGGAGAAGCCGGACCTCGTCCTGCTGGGCAAGCAGTCCATCGACGACGACCAGAACCAAGTGGGCCAGTACCTGGCCGAGTTCCTGGGCTGGAGCCAGGCCACGTTCGCCTCGAAGGTCGAGTCGCTGGAGAGCGAGCAGGAGAAGAACAAGGCGCCGGCCATCCTGGTGGGCGCCGATGGCAAGACGGTGCGCGTGGTGCGCGAGGTGGACAACGGGCTGGCGACGCTGGAGTGCACGCTGCCGGCGGTGGTGACCACGGACCTGCGCCTGAACCTGCCGCGCTACGCGAGCCTGCCGGGCATCATGAAGGCCAAGAGCAAGCCCATCGAGGAGCTGACGCCGCAGAAGCTCGGGGTGGATGTCACCCCGGCCATTCAGGTGCTGAAGCTCTCCTCGCCGCCGCCGCGCAAGGCCGGCATCAAGGTGCCGGACGTGGCGTCGCTGGTGGACAAGCTTCGCAACGAGGCCAAGGCCGTCTAG
- a CDS encoding acyl-CoA dehydrogenase family protein: MDFQLSDSQRALQETARKFSREVVRPKSAHYDETAEFPKELIAAAHELGLINMAIPQDYNGLGLSHLEQVIVCEELSWGDASVATTIVANDLANLPIILAGTPEQKKRFLTPFTEKLKFSSFCLTEPSAGSDVAGLSTTARREGDYYVLNGSKCFITNGTYAEQYTVFATVDKAKKHKGISCFVVEGQPKGLTIGKHENKMGQRASNTVTLTFEDVRVPVANRIGEEGQGFLIAMETLDNSRPLTAMFSVGIARAALEHSLEYSSQRQTFGKPIREHQGVQFMLADMGMNIQAARLLTYQSAWLLDEGQKNTLVSSYAKCFAADMAMKVTTDAVQVYGGYGYIKEYPVEKLMRDAKLIQIYEGTSQVQRLVIARELFK, from the coding sequence ATGGACTTCCAGCTCTCAGACTCTCAACGCGCGCTTCAGGAGACCGCCCGCAAGTTCTCGCGCGAAGTGGTGCGTCCCAAGTCCGCCCACTACGACGAGACGGCCGAGTTTCCCAAGGAGCTCATCGCCGCCGCACATGAGCTGGGGCTCATCAACATGGCCATTCCCCAGGACTACAATGGCCTGGGGCTGTCCCACCTCGAGCAGGTCATCGTGTGCGAGGAGTTGAGCTGGGGCGATGCCTCGGTGGCCACCACCATCGTGGCCAACGACCTGGCGAACCTGCCCATCATCCTGGCGGGCACGCCGGAGCAGAAGAAGCGCTTCCTGACGCCCTTCACCGAGAAGCTGAAGTTCTCCTCGTTCTGCCTCACCGAGCCCTCCGCGGGCTCGGACGTGGCGGGCCTGTCCACCACCGCCCGGCGCGAGGGGGATTACTACGTCCTCAACGGCTCCAAGTGCTTCATCACCAACGGCACCTACGCGGAGCAGTACACGGTGTTCGCCACCGTGGACAAAGCCAAGAAGCACAAGGGCATCAGCTGCTTCGTGGTGGAGGGCCAGCCGAAGGGGCTCACCATCGGCAAGCACGAGAACAAGATGGGCCAGCGCGCCAGCAACACCGTCACCCTCACCTTCGAGGATGTGCGCGTGCCGGTGGCCAACCGCATCGGCGAGGAGGGCCAGGGCTTCCTCATCGCCATGGAGACCCTGGACAACAGCCGCCCCCTGACGGCCATGTTCTCGGTGGGCATCGCCCGCGCCGCGCTCGAGCACAGCCTGGAGTACAGCTCCCAGCGCCAGACGTTCGGCAAGCCCATCCGCGAGCACCAGGGCGTCCAGTTCATGCTCGCCGACATGGGCATGAACATCCAGGCCGCCCGCCTGCTCACCTACCAGAGCGCATGGCTGCTGGATGAGGGGCAGAAGAACACCCTGGTCTCCAGCTACGCCAAGTGCTTCGCGGCCGACATGGCCATGAAGGTGACCACCGACGCCGTCCAGGTTTACGGCGGTTACGGGTACATCAAGGAGTACCCCGTCGAGAAGCTCATGCGCGACGCCAAGCTCATCCAGATTTACGAGGGCACCAGCCAGGTGCAGCGGCTCGTCATCGCGCGGGAACTGTTCAAGTAG
- a CDS encoding electron transfer flavoprotein subunit alpha/FixB family protein, whose translation MPIVLIVAEQQPDGNLRKATLNAISAGSQLAQKAGAELHLALLSKDPSKLAEELKGLGAKVVHTAAAPEFEHYLAEVYAPVIAALAQELKADYVGAASTAMGKDLLPRVAARLKAAMATDVTAINGGGADVTFTRPMWAGNVFAEVKLTTPVKVLSLRATEFPAAASGQGAAEVKSFTAKLEPSKTKFVDFKEVKSARPELTEARVVVSGGRGTKGDFKEIEALADELGAAVGASRAVCDAGWVPNDYQIGQTGKVVAPQLYIAAGISGAIQHLAGMKSSKTIVAINKDPEAPIFQVADYGLVADLFKVLPELRQALHGLK comes from the coding sequence ATGCCGATCGTTCTCATCGTCGCCGAGCAGCAGCCTGACGGGAACCTGCGCAAGGCCACCCTCAACGCCATCTCCGCCGGCAGCCAGCTGGCGCAGAAGGCGGGCGCCGAGCTGCACCTGGCGCTGCTGTCCAAGGATCCTTCCAAGCTGGCCGAGGAGCTCAAGGGCCTGGGCGCCAAGGTGGTGCACACCGCCGCGGCCCCCGAGTTCGAGCACTACCTGGCCGAGGTCTACGCGCCGGTCATCGCCGCGCTGGCCCAGGAGCTGAAGGCCGACTACGTGGGCGCTGCCTCCACCGCCATGGGCAAGGACCTGCTGCCCCGCGTGGCCGCCCGCCTCAAGGCCGCCATGGCCACCGACGTCACCGCCATCAACGGCGGCGGCGCGGACGTCACCTTCACCCGTCCCATGTGGGCCGGCAACGTCTTCGCCGAGGTGAAGCTCACCACGCCGGTGAAGGTGCTCAGCCTGCGCGCCACCGAGTTCCCCGCCGCCGCGAGCGGCCAGGGGGCCGCCGAGGTGAAGAGCTTCACCGCGAAGCTCGAGCCGTCCAAGACGAAGTTCGTCGACTTCAAGGAAGTGAAGAGCGCCCGTCCCGAGCTGACCGAGGCCCGGGTGGTGGTGTCCGGCGGCCGTGGCACCAAGGGTGACTTCAAGGAAATCGAGGCCCTGGCCGACGAGCTGGGCGCCGCGGTGGGCGCCTCGCGCGCGGTGTGCGACGCGGGCTGGGTGCCCAACGACTATCAGATTGGCCAGACGGGCAAGGTGGTCGCCCCGCAGCTCTACATCGCCGCGGGCATCAGCGGTGCCATCCAGCACCTGGCGGGCATGAAGAGCTCGAAGACCATCGTGGCCATCAACAAGGACCCCGAGGCCCCCATCTTCCAGGTGGCCGACTACGGCCTCGTGGCGGACCTCTTCAAGGTGCTGCCCGAGCTGCGCCAGGCCCTCCACGGCCTGAAGTAG
- a CDS encoding PqqD family protein: MPVTPGRDVLRAVPRLHPETGVQRVGGRLLAAGPDEHLHTFEDARGQVSEVAERIMELVDGRRTVADIVAVLCDEFEVEPQACEADTAAFLRLLVAKKVLVLGP; this comes from the coding sequence GTGCCCGTGACTCCGGGCCGGGACGTGCTGCGCGCCGTGCCCCGGCTCCATCCGGAGACGGGGGTGCAGCGCGTGGGCGGGCGGCTGCTGGCCGCGGGGCCTGATGAGCACCTGCACACCTTCGAGGATGCGCGGGGCCAGGTGTCCGAGGTGGCCGAGCGCATCATGGAATTGGTGGATGGCCGGCGCACGGTGGCGGACATCGTGGCGGTGCTGTGTGACGAGTTCGAGGTGGAGCCCCAGGCGTGTGAAGCCGACACGGCCGCTTTCCTGCGGCTCCTCGTGGCGAAGAAGGTGCTGGTGCTCGGGCCGTGA
- a CDS encoding KpsF/GutQ family sugar-phosphate isomerase, translating into MARAPRSTAKKPRLRALPSSRGLPPELPEESAAVLLSYAREVLEAEARAIQGLTGRLGTPFLRAVALLRACQGQAVVTGMGKAGLIGQKLSATLASTGIRSFFLHPAEAVHGDLGRVGRSDVILALSNSGATEEVLRLLPSFRRMEIPVIALTGEADSPLARGADLVLDLGRLEEACPMGLVPTTSTAALHALGDALVMTLMRSRSFTTEQYAHLHPGGKIGRSVQRVADVMRTGPHNPVVKESAKLSDAVGVMTQTPGRPGATSVVDRHGKLVGIFTDGDLRRLVEQGRTDFTVLMRDVMGRRPRCVSPETLVLTAAAQMRESRVDQLPVVDAEGRAVGLLDVQDLLAARFL; encoded by the coding sequence ATGGCCCGCGCTCCCCGCTCCACCGCCAAGAAGCCGCGTCTCCGCGCCCTGCCCTCCTCCCGCGGCCTCCCGCCGGAGTTGCCCGAGGAGAGCGCCGCGGTGCTCCTGTCCTACGCCCGCGAGGTGCTGGAGGCCGAGGCCCGCGCCATCCAGGGGCTGACCGGACGGCTGGGCACCCCGTTCCTCCGGGCGGTGGCCCTGCTGCGCGCGTGCCAGGGCCAGGCCGTGGTGACGGGCATGGGCAAGGCGGGCCTCATCGGCCAGAAGCTCTCGGCCACGCTGGCCTCCACGGGCATCCGCTCCTTCTTCCTGCACCCCGCCGAGGCGGTCCATGGAGACCTCGGCCGCGTGGGCCGGAGCGATGTCATCCTCGCCCTGTCCAACAGCGGCGCTACCGAGGAAGTGCTCCGGCTGCTGCCCTCGTTCCGCAGGATGGAGATCCCCGTCATCGCCCTGACGGGCGAGGCGGACAGCCCCCTGGCGCGGGGCGCGGACCTCGTGCTGGACCTGGGGCGGCTGGAGGAGGCGTGCCCCATGGGCCTGGTGCCCACCACGTCCACGGCCGCGCTGCATGCCCTGGGCGATGCGCTGGTGATGACGCTCATGCGCTCGCGCAGCTTCACCACGGAGCAGTACGCGCACCTGCACCCGGGCGGCAAGATTGGCCGCTCCGTGCAGCGGGTGGCCGATGTCATGCGCACGGGCCCCCACAACCCCGTGGTGAAGGAGTCCGCGAAGCTGTCCGATGCCGTGGGGGTGATGACCCAGACGCCAGGCCGCCCGGGCGCCACCAGCGTGGTGGACCGCCACGGCAAGCTGGTGGGCATCTTCACGGACGGAGACCTGCGCCGGCTGGTGGAGCAGGGACGCACGGACTTCACCGTGCTCATGCGCGACGTGATGGGCCGCCGTCCCCGGTGCGTCAGCCCCGAGACGCTGGTGCTCACCGCCGCCGCGCAGATGCGCGAGTCCCGGGTGGATCAGCTCCCCGTGGTGGATGCGGAAGGACGGGCCGTGGGGCTGCTGGACGTGCAGGACCTGCTGGCCGCCCGGTTCCTGTGA